CAGTCAAAAATCGACGAGGAATCTGAATAAACATGCGGTTAACGTCACGATTACTaatcgaaattattatttaaggAAACATCAACAAGATCTGTTTAATTAACACCCTCGTTGGAAATGCTCATCAGGTATGAATTCGAGGAAAGAAAGTTGATTATTACAAGTGGTAGACATTTAATAAATACAATTATtgcatttataaaaaaatataaaaatgtttgtaatTATAACACGAATACTGTGCTGATACATATATTTGCTACCATGATatatgttaaaaatatatcatccACATTCCTGACAGTGAAGGAcgaaaactatttttcttataTCTCGTTTAGTTTGTCTGCGTTTCGTCAATATCTCTCAGTTTCAACGTTATTTACAGCATGTTTGTATTCTTTATTACTCGGtgatttatacatataaggCATGTTGTGGTGCCGTTTGTTTAAATCCACGGAAAAGTTGTATCCTTGGTATTCATATTTCGTTTTCTACGGAAAGAAGTAACTGAAACTGTAAGATGGTAATCTATTTCAGGAACGTAATAAAATGTAAAGGAATCATCACGTATAACAagcaaaaatataatcaaacaGGTGCCAGCAAATGTTATAATACTGCATTCGAATGactgatagaaaaaaaaagaccggAGTCTTGTTTCAAAGGTTAACCGATTAGATCGGCAACGAATGCAATATTCTTTTTAGCCGCCAAGTCTAATGGGTGTTGATACCAATAACAATAGCTTATATCCACTTTTCTTTGGCAAATTTCAAGGTGATCTCGGCCATTCGTTTGCCACACTCGTCCGTAATCTTAGTGCCGAACACATCCTTGAAATCTGCAGCACTGGGGTTTTTTTCAGTATCTGCAGTGACAATTTTGGTCATAAACAAGCAATGCAGATACTCAATTTTTCCGGCTTCCTCGAGCTGTTCATCGAAAGCCTCCCTGGAGAAGGATGTCACGTCACATTCCAATCTCGCCAGATGAGATATAAACTTTTTGTAGTACAAATCGACGAGATCACGCATCCGCGTATCCTGAACTTCTTTCTCGCAGCTTGTAATTATGAAGAATACGAGATCCCGCATCGGGTTTAGGTAGAGATAATTCTGAAAGTCAACGAACTTAACGTCTTCCGGATTGCCATTCGCATCATCTCGAAACATAACGTTGTTCACCCAGAGATCCATATGGGCTATTGCACCCCAGGGCTCGACCGGTTCCTTGAGCCAGTCCAGATCGACTTTTGCATTAAGCAGCGCTTTTTCGGCCTTACCAATTTCCGGAAGGACATCGGAAGCCTTCTTCAAGGCCGTCAACatcgattttattatatcgtCAAATCCGTCGTTCTTTATTGACATCGACTTGGCATGCGCTCTGAACATTTTGAACAATTCTGGTTTTTTCAACTTCATGGCGACACCCACGGCGTGAAACCGCGCCAGTGCTTCAACGAGAAATTTCGCATGCGGCAGATCAACGCCGACCATTCTGTCCAGGCAGGCGTAGTTCTTGGCCTTGAGGTTCTCCATCAGGATCACCGCATCGTGATCGAACGTGTCCTCCGTCTCATTCAGCGACAGTCTTCCACCGTAGAAATTTGGAAGTATGTCGAGTACTTCTGATTCGGGGATGCCGCATTCGCGTTCCAAGGCTTGGTAGGCCGGTCCGATTACCTTGAACATGGAAATCTCCTTGCGGAAGGTGAACGGACTGTCGAACATCATCATCTGGAACTCAGTCGGCGGTATCATTTTAGCGACAAGGGACAATTTCTCCTGTTCCGAGCCCGGCCCATCGCGTCTGACAATCGCTTCGACCTTAAGCATCGAGCTTCCATAGTTTTCTCCTGGCGGGATGAGACTGCTCGTTGTAAAATGGTCGACAGTTAAACTATCCCCGAATTTTTTCCGTAAAAGAACGTCAAGGTCGCGCAAAACGACATCGATTTTCCCCTGCGAAAACTGTGCCAATTCATCCTTCATCGTTTACTCAAGTTAAAGTGGAACAAATAACTAGAAGTAATATCAGTCTATCTACGTTCAGGCGTCCTTGTAATTATCAAATCAATTGAGATGCTCGGTTCGACCAACTATCGCACGTATCCacttgtcatcctgccaatGTGTATCACGTGATTGTATAATC
This genomic stretch from Neodiprion pinetum isolate iyNeoPine1 chromosome 6, iyNeoPine1.2, whole genome shotgun sequence harbors:
- the LOC124221285 gene encoding uncharacterized protein, with product MKDELAQFSQGKIDVVLRDLDVLLRKKFGDSLTVDHFTTSSLIPPGENYGSSMLKVEAIVRRDGPGSEQEKLSLVAKMIPPTEFQMMMFDSPFTFRKEISMFKVIGPAYQALERECGIPESEVLDILPNFYGGRLSLNETEDTFDHDAVILMENLKAKNYACLDRMVGVDLPHAKFLVEALARFHAVGVAMKLKKPELFKMFRAHAKSMSIKNDGFDDIIKSMLTALKKASDVLPEIGKAEKALLNAKVDLDWLKEPVEPWGAIAHMDLWVNNVMFRDDANGNPEDVKFVDFQNYLYLNPMRDLVFFIITSCEKEVQDTRMRDLVDLYYKKFISHLARLECDVTSFSREAFDEQLEEAGKIEYLHCLFMTKIVTADTEKNPSAADFKDVFGTKITDECGKRMAEITLKFAKEKWI